A genomic window from Polaribacter gangjinensis includes:
- a CDS encoding fumarylacetoacetate hydrolase family protein, which yields MKIICIGRNYAKHIEELANEKPENPVVFLKPDSAILPNKNPFFIPPFSNDVHYEVEILVKINKVGKFIDAKFSHKYYDEIGLGIDFTARDVQEKCKEKGLPWEKAKAFDGSAVIGEFYPKEQFDLENISFQLFKNDELVQDGNSNAMLWKIDELIAYVSQYFTLKKGDIIFTGTPAGVGKVSENDVLKGVLEGRDAFNIRVK from the coding sequence ATGAAAATAATCTGTATTGGGCGCAATTACGCAAAACATATTGAAGAATTAGCGAATGAAAAACCAGAAAATCCTGTGGTTTTCTTAAAACCTGATTCCGCTATTTTACCAAATAAAAATCCATTTTTTATTCCGCCATTTTCCAATGATGTGCATTATGAAGTAGAGATTTTAGTAAAAATTAATAAAGTAGGAAAATTTATTGATGCCAAATTTTCGCATAAATACTATGATGAAATTGGATTAGGAATCGATTTTACAGCCAGAGATGTTCAAGAAAAATGCAAAGAAAAAGGTTTACCTTGGGAAAAAGCAAAAGCATTTGATGGAAGTGCTGTTATTGGTGAATTTTATCCAAAAGAACAATTTGATTTGGAAAATATTTCCTTTCAATTATTCAAAAATGATGAGTTAGTTCAAGATGGCAATTCAAACGCTATGTTGTGGAAAATTGATGAATTGATAGCGTATGTTTCGCAATATTTCACCTTAAAAAAAGGAGATATTATTTTCACAGGAACTCCTGCAGGAGTTGGGAAAGTCTCAGAAAATGATGTTTTAAAAGGTGTTTTGGAAGGAAGAGATGCTTTTAATATTAGGGTGAAATAA
- a CDS encoding competence/damage-inducible protein A, whose protein sequence is MKAEIITIGDEILIGQIVDTNSQWIGSELNKIGVSVYQITSIQDDQQHILNALKEAQERADIVIITGGLGPTKDDITKKTIAAFFNDTELIEYPEVIEHIKTLFAKVNHPFREIQKYQAQLPSKATLLKNNFGTAPGMWFFENNIVFVSLPGVPYEMKGLMTNEVLPRIQQQFQLPFIIHKTIMTYGQGESVIAEIIEDFENNLPSHIKLAYLPSFGRVRLRLTGKGNQKEALEKELEEKIKQLYQLLPDIITGLDDDHSLEKTIGDILTQKGKTLCTAESLTGGKIAATFVSEAGASAYFKGSFVTYTAEAKINLLGVSSETIKKNTVVSKEVALEMAKAAKEKLQTNFAIAVTGNAGPTTDHNDKSVGLVYIALITDEKTIVEEFNFGQPREKVINRTVSKSLEILRKELF, encoded by the coding sequence TTGAAAGCAGAAATCATAACAATTGGTGATGAAATTTTGATTGGTCAAATTGTGGATACCAATTCACAATGGATAGGAAGTGAACTCAATAAAATAGGAGTTTCTGTTTATCAAATCACTTCTATTCAAGATGATCAACAACATATATTAAATGCGCTTAAAGAAGCGCAAGAAAGAGCAGATATTGTTATTATTACAGGTGGTTTAGGTCCTACAAAAGATGATATCACCAAAAAAACGATTGCTGCTTTTTTCAACGATACAGAACTTATTGAATATCCTGAAGTAATTGAACATATCAAAACCTTGTTTGCAAAAGTCAATCATCCATTTCGTGAAATTCAAAAATATCAAGCACAATTGCCATCCAAAGCAACTTTATTGAAAAATAATTTTGGTACAGCACCAGGAATGTGGTTTTTTGAAAACAATATTGTTTTTGTGTCTTTACCAGGAGTGCCTTATGAAATGAAAGGATTGATGACGAATGAAGTCTTGCCAAGAATTCAACAACAATTCCAGCTGCCTTTTATCATCCATAAAACCATCATGACCTATGGTCAAGGCGAAAGTGTCATTGCTGAAATTATTGAAGATTTTGAAAATAATTTACCTTCTCATATTAAATTAGCGTATTTACCATCTTTTGGCAGAGTTCGTTTGCGATTGACAGGAAAAGGAAATCAAAAAGAAGCTTTAGAAAAAGAGTTAGAAGAAAAAATCAAACAATTGTATCAATTACTTCCTGATATCATTACAGGTTTGGATGATGATCATTCTCTAGAAAAAACGATTGGAGATATTTTAACTCAAAAAGGAAAAACATTATGTACGGCCGAAAGTTTGACTGGTGGAAAAATTGCCGCAACTTTTGTTTCAGAAGCTGGTGCATCAGCTTATTTTAAAGGAAGTTTTGTAACCTACACAGCTGAAGCAAAAATTAATTTATTAGGAGTTTCATCAGAAACTATCAAAAAAAACACGGTAGTTAGTAAAGAAGTAGCTTTAGAAATGGCAAAAGCGGCAAAAGAAAAACTGCAAACCAATTTTGCAATCGCAGTTACAGGAAATGCAGGTCCAACAACTGATCACAATGACAAAAGTGTTGGGTTGGTATATATTGCTTTAATTACTGATGAAAAGACAATTGTCGAAGAATTTAATTTTGGTCAACCAAGAGAAAAAGTTATCAATAGAACAGTCAGTAAATCGTTAGAAATACTAAGGAAAGAATTATTTTAA
- the rpmB gene encoding 50S ribosomal protein L28: MSRVCELTGKKAMVGNNVSHAMNKTKRKFDANLMTKRFYIPEEDKWITLKISASALKNINKKGISAVIKDARANGFLTK, encoded by the coding sequence ATGTCTAGAGTTTGTGAATTAACAGGAAAAAAAGCAATGGTTGGGAACAATGTTTCTCACGCAATGAATAAAACAAAAAGAAAGTTTGACGCTAATTTAATGACTAAGCGTTTTTACATTCCAGAAGAAGATAAATGGATTACCTTAAAAATATCAGCTTCTGCTTTGAAAAACATTAACAAGAAAGGTATTTCTGCAGTTATTAAAGACGCAAGAGCTAACGGATTTTTAACAAAATAA